The following coding sequences are from one Dehalococcoidia bacterium window:
- a CDS encoding ABC transporter permease, protein MRQYLLRRFLLAIPTLFLVSVTIFLVLRVIPGDVAMIILSGSEGSSVANPQQMADLRHRLGLDQTLPQQYVSWATGILRLDPGRSLKTDRPIADEIAGALPVTLELIVFSTLVSFCIAIPLGVLSAMHQDTEMDYIFRVATVGGLAMPVFWTATLVILILTMAFNWMPPLGFVTLFEDPLKNIQQMVWPVLVLGYYQAAVLGRMTRSQMLEVLRQDYVRTARAKGLREITLIYAHALKNALLPIVTLSGLQFGVLIGGTMLLEIIFVLPGLGTTLIESILSRDYPIVQTIVLLIAVLQVLVNLAVDMTYAWLDPRIRYT, encoded by the coding sequence ATGCGGCAGTACCTTCTGCGACGGTTCCTGCTCGCCATTCCAACGCTGTTCCTCGTCTCCGTCACTATCTTCCTGGTATTGCGCGTCATCCCCGGAGATGTGGCGATGATCATCCTGTCGGGGTCGGAGGGATCGAGCGTCGCCAATCCGCAGCAAATGGCAGACCTGCGGCATCGGCTCGGCTTGGACCAAACCCTGCCGCAGCAATACGTCTCGTGGGCAACCGGCATCCTGCGCCTTGACCCCGGGCGCTCCCTGAAAACGGACAGGCCGATTGCGGACGAGATCGCCGGGGCGTTGCCTGTCACTCTCGAGCTGATCGTCTTCTCCACCCTGGTCTCTTTCTGCATCGCGATTCCCCTCGGCGTGCTCTCCGCCATGCACCAGGACACGGAGATGGACTATATCTTCCGCGTAGCGACCGTCGGTGGACTGGCCATGCCCGTCTTCTGGACGGCCACGCTCGTCATCCTGATTCTGACGATGGCCTTCAACTGGATGCCGCCGCTGGGGTTCGTTACGCTCTTCGAAGACCCGTTGAAAAATATCCAGCAGATGGTCTGGCCTGTGCTTGTCCTGGGCTATTACCAGGCCGCCGTGTTGGGACGCATGACGCGCTCGCAAATGCTGGAGGTGCTGCGGCAGGACTATGTGCGGACAGCGCGGGCGAAGGGCTTGCGGGAGATCACACTCATCTATGCGCACGCGCTCAAGAACGCATTGCTACCTATCGTCACGCTCTCCGGCCTGCAATTCGGCGTGCTTATCGGCGGCACCATGCTCCTGGAGATCATCTTCGTGCTGCCGGGTCTTGGCACCACCCTCATCGAGTCTATCCTGAGCCGTGACTATCCCATCGTGCAGACGATCGTGCTGCTCATCGCCGTGCTCCAGGTGTTGGTCAATCTCGCCGTGGACATGACGTATGCATGGCTGGACCCGCGCATCCGGTACACATAA